The following proteins are co-located in the Fusobacteria bacterium ZRK30 genome:
- a CDS encoding FAD:protein FMN transferase produces the protein MKKILLIFILLLLIGCGKKEKKKIVERKFAFGTMIDMVVYSENSAQAKKAIELAFEEIERIDDKFNTHKEDSVIYKMNHNPGKFFELDSEGLYLFSGVKQTYDLSKTKYDITITPLMKVWGFFDESDRVKIPKKDQLEKAIRMVDYKNLEVTGNKIRLKTSKNEIDTGSFLKGYAIHRAKIILAENGVEHAFISAISSIETLNKKPEGESWKVGLQNPEDPSKVYHIIGVDDKSMGVSGDYQIYVEIDGKKYHHLLDRKTGYPVRDRKMVVVIGEDGFFADMYSTAFFSMPMEDVMDYVNNKDDLEVMIVKADMSEVYSDGFKKYMVK, from the coding sequence ATGAAAAAAATTCTATTGATTTTTATCTTGTTACTCCTAATTGGGTGTGGAAAAAAAGAAAAGAAAAAAATAGTAGAAAGAAAATTCGCCTTTGGGACCATGATAGATATGGTAGTTTATTCTGAAAACTCTGCACAAGCTAAAAAAGCCATAGAGCTGGCTTTTGAGGAGATAGAAAGAATAGATGATAAGTTTAATACTCATAAAGAGGATAGTGTGATTTATAAGATGAATCACAACCCGGGGAAATTTTTTGAATTGGATAGTGAAGGTTTATATCTGTTTTCAGGCGTAAAACAGACTTATGATTTGAGCAAAACTAAGTATGATATTACTATAACTCCACTGATGAAAGTCTGGGGTTTTTTCGACGAATCTGATAGGGTAAAGATCCCTAAAAAAGATCAATTGGAAAAAGCTATCAGGATGGTAGATTATAAAAATTTAGAAGTTACAGGGAATAAAATAAGACTGAAAACTTCTAAAAATGAAATAGATACAGGATCATTTTTGAAGGGATATGCCATCCATAGAGCTAAGATTATATTGGCTGAAAATGGAGTGGAACACGCCTTTATAAGTGCTATATCCAGTATTGAAACTTTGAATAAAAAGCCAGAAGGGGAATCATGGAAGGTTGGGCTACAAAACCCGGAAGATCCCTCTAAGGTATACCATATAATAGGAGTAGATGACAAATCCATGGGAGTATCCGGGGATTATCAGATCTATGTAGAGATAGATGGTAAAAAATATCATCATCTGCTAGATAGAAAAACTGGATATCCTGTGAGGGACAGAAAGATGGTAGTAGTTATCGGAGAAGATGGTTTCTTTGCTGATATGTATTCGACAGCTTTCTTCTCTATGCCAATGGAAGATGTGATGGATTATGTCAATAATAAAGATGATTTAGAGGTAATGATAGTAAAAGCTGATATGTCTGAAGTATATAGTGATGGATTTAAAAAATATATGGTTAAATAA